One window of the Lasioglossum baleicum chromosome 8, iyLasBale1, whole genome shotgun sequence genome contains the following:
- the LOC143211645 gene encoding uncharacterized protein LOC143211645, whose product MVYEETAWDIDGHNEAGPSTSSGQLQQCSTPQKSQNVLLRAMKKCQLTPTAARLYSVVKKLLKRNCYANRKREDLKTRLERARALSESSLGRRYTTDEKILALALLKQSAKSYKLLRKLCN is encoded by the exons ATGGTTTACGAAGAAACAGCGTGGGATATTGATGGACACAACGAAGCTGGTCCAAGTACATCATCAGGACAGTTACAGCAGTGTTCAACCCCACAGAAGAGCCAAAATGTACTGCTGCGGGCCATGAAAAAGTGCCAATTGACCCCAACTGCAGCCAGATTGTACAGCGTTGTGAAGAAATTACTGAAACGCAACTGTTATGCTAACAGGAAGAGAGAAGATTTAAAGACACGACTGGAACGAGCAAGAGCCTTATCAGAATCTAGTCTG GGAAGGCGCTACACGACGGATGAGAAGATATTGGCCTTGGCACTTCTGAAGCAGTCAGCAAAATCGTACAAGCTACTGAGGAAGCTGTGTAATTGA